The following are encoded together in the Lathyrus oleraceus cultivar Zhongwan6 chromosome 3, CAAS_Psat_ZW6_1.0, whole genome shotgun sequence genome:
- the LOC127132090 gene encoding protein LEAD-SENSITIVE 1, with protein sequence MGLICNRIERHEIKPGDHLYTYRAVFTYSHHGIFVGGSKVVHFRPDRNFKSITETSSNFNDPPPTPCPTFPDCGFRQPNSGVVLSCLDCFLRNGSLYRFEYGVSPTLFLTRIRGGTCTTALPDPPETVIHRAMYLLQNGFGNYDVFQNNCEDFAMYCKTGLLIVEKQGVGRSGQASSAIGAPLAAMLSSPLKLLMPSPVGIATVTAGMYCVSRYATDIGVRSDVIKVGVEDLAVNLGWNCSDAEEEEVVQDENSTSLITI encoded by the exons ATGGGTTTGATTTGTAACCGAATCGAAAGGCATGAGATCAAACCCGGCGACCATCTCTACACTTACAGAGCTGTTTTCACTTACTCTCATCACG GAATTTTTGTTGGGGGAAGCAAGGTAGTACATTTCAGACCTGATCGAAACTTCAAGTCAATCACCGAGACATCTTCCAACTTTAACGATCCACCACCAACCCCGTGTCCAACCTTTCCTGATTGTGGATTCCGTCAACCAAACAGTGGAGTCGTTCTTTCTTGCCTGGACTGCTTCCTTCGAAACGGTTCTCTTTACCGTTTCGAATATGGAGTTTCACCAACACTTTTTCTCACCAGAATAAGAGGTGGCACATGCACTACCGCGTTACCCGACCCGCCGGAGACCGTTATCCATCGAGCAATGTATCTCCTTCAAAACGGTTTCGGTAACTATGATGTTTTTCAGAACAACTGTGAGGATTTTGCAATGTACTGCAAAACCGGTCTTTTGATTGTTGAGAAACAAGGAGTTGGAAGAAGTGGTCAAGCTTCTTCTGCTATCGGTGCTCCGTTGGCCGCTATGCTTTCTTCTCCTCTCAAATTGTTAATGCCAAGTCCTGTCGGTATCGCTACGGTGACAGCAGGAATGTACTGCGTGAGTAGATATGCAACTGATATTGGTGTGAGAAGTGATGTCATCAAAGTCGGGGTAGAAGACTTGGCTGTGAACTTGGGATGGAATTGTTCCGATGCGGAGGAGGAGGAGGTAGTTCAAGATGAAAATTCAACCTCACTCATTACCATATGA